GATCGATGACTGACGACTTCACGGACGAGGAACTGATGGCCTATGCCGATGGCGAATTGGCTCCGGACCGGGCATCCAGCCTGGCGGCAGCCTTGCCGGCGCGGCCGGATCTCGCCGAGCGTGTCGCCCTCTTTGCCGGAACACGCTCCGTCGCCGCGGAAAGCGTCAGGTCGCGTCTGAGCGAGCCCGTACCCGCACAGCTCAAGGCTTCGGTCGAGGAGATGATCAGAAGGGCATCCGAGAAGCCGGCTTCGGCGACCGTGACGTCCTTGCGCCCGCGCCAGGCCGCGCCGCGCTCGTCGCCTTTCGCCAATTGGGCCATGCCGATCGCCGCCTCGTTCCTGGCTCTTGCCACCGGCGTGCTCGGTTACTGGCTGGCATCGGGGGGTGCTCCGTCGCC
This genomic stretch from Nordella sp. HKS 07 harbors:
- a CDS encoding anti-sigma factor → MTDDFTDEELMAYADGELAPDRASSLAAALPARPDLAERVALFAGTRSVAAESVRSRLSEPVPAQLKASVEEMIRRASEKPASATVTSLRPRQAAPRSSPFANWAMPIAASFLALATGVLGYWLASGGAPSPAYYQIAGSADPELSRILSKLPSGETAKLEASGAEVAMVASFHRGDQALCREFTIAHAEIGDQLSVACRSAGQWTIDLALRTGGGSTDAYKPASSAETVDAFLNALGAGPAIVGEAETDALDKTQ